The Brevinematia bacterium nucleotide sequence AACAACCAAAGCTTTATATTTACTTCCATCAGGCTTGACTATATTTATTTGCTCTATCATATCGTAACCCCTCCTTTATGAAAAACTTTTCACTGCTAAGAACTCGTTAGGAAATATTAAACTTTCACTAATACCTTCTTCAACTAAAACGCTTTTTATTTTCTCCCTAACAAGAATAAATCTGACATCACTCCCTTCTATATCTAATAAACTCTTAAAACTCTTCAAAATATCAACATCCAAATTCACTGAGCTTATACCGTTTAGAGAGATTACGGCCTTCTTGTATTTAGTCACTATTTCCCTCAGTTCGTCTATGACTTCTGGCTGAAGGTAGCCTAAAACATTTACAACAACTATATCGCTAACGACTCTTGTGTATATTGCAAAACCCCTTTTAGCATTTCTCTCTTGAATCTCTTTCTTTGCTTCGATTTCCCTTATATACTTGATTATTGTTTCTGAGTCAAACGGTTTCTTAATATACTTGTAGATACCAAGCTTTGAAAATTCAATTATGTCCTTATACTGATCATTGTTTCCTAGCACAATTATGGGCTTACTAACGTCTATACTCTTCACTTTCAATATCATGTCTTTGACATAATTGGTAGGTAGATCAATAATTACCAAGTTTGAACTCTTAATAGAATTAGCAATTTCACTTTCGGATCTGGAGGTTAGGGATAGAGTAGTAGAATCTATGTCTCTTTTCTTTAGGTAGGTAGCCAATTGCGTTGCCTGTAGGAATATATTGGTTACAATCAACACTTTCATATCTCTATGTTTCCTTTAGGGCTATGTTTATTTCTATTTGCCCTACTGGTAGGATGACAGGAACGACCAATGTTTCTATCTGCGGTGTATCTATCTCGTAGTCTTTTCCAGTTATGACAGTTGGTGGAGTTAAGACAAAGGTAAAACCCTTTTTGTATAACTTTGCTATAGCACTACCTGTTATCATATTACCAAGTTCACCGAGAGCGGATTTCTCAAACTCTCCTATTTGAGATAAAGATTTTATCTCATTTGATGTCATTTCCGAAACGATCTTCACTGCTGTAGTTTCATCCATGTCTATTATAACTCTGCCGTTAGCAGGACCAGTTATTCCTATTATTATGCTTACGGAGTGAGTAGGAGTTATACTCTTTTTCAAAAAGAGATCACCTCTTTTTATATTGTCAGTTTTCAAGATTTCGGAGAAAACCTCAAATGTTGACTCTACAAAAGGATTTATATATTCTATTCTCATATTCTTTACCTCCTTACAGCCTTGTAAAACTCTCTGTTGGAATTATCTATATAGTTTACAATATTTTCAACATCCAACACACCTATTAGGTTCTCAAAT carries:
- a CDS encoding chemotaxis protein CheX yields the protein MRIEYINPFVESTFEVFSEILKTDNIKRGDLFLKKSITPTHSVSIIIGITGPANGRVIIDMDETTAVKIVSEMTSNEIKSLSQIGEFEKSALGELGNMITGSAIAKLYKKGFTFVLTPPTVITGKDYEIDTPQIETLVVPVILPVGQIEINIALKET